The following are encoded in a window of Rhizobium sp. WYJ-E13 genomic DNA:
- a CDS encoding S-(hydroxymethyl)glutathione dehydrogenase/class III alcohol dehydrogenase yields the protein MDVRAAVAVQAGKPLEVMTVQLEGPKAGEVLVEVKATGICHTDDFTLSGADPEGLFPAILGHEGAGIVIDVGPGVTSLKKGDHVIPLYTPECRECYSCTSRKTNLCTSIRATQGQGVMPDGTSRFSIGKDKIHHYMGCSTFANFTVLPEIALAKINPDAPFDKVCYIGCGVTTGIGAVINTAKVEIGSTAIVFGLGGIGLNVLQGLRLAGADMIIGVDINPDRKAWGEKFGMTHFVNPKEVGDDIVPYLVNMTKRHGDLIGGADYTFDCTGNTKVMRQALESSHRGWGKSIIIGVAGAGQEISTRPFQLVTGRNWMGTAFGGARGRTDVPKIVDWYMEGKIQIDPMITHTMPLEDINKGFDLMHKGESIRGVVVY from the coding sequence ATGGATGTTCGCGCCGCCGTTGCCGTTCAGGCAGGAAAACCGCTTGAGGTCATGACCGTTCAGCTGGAAGGCCCCAAGGCCGGCGAAGTGCTGGTCGAGGTCAAGGCGACGGGCATCTGCCACACCGATGATTTCACCCTTTCCGGCGCCGACCCGGAAGGCCTCTTCCCGGCGATCCTCGGCCATGAGGGTGCCGGCATCGTCATCGATGTAGGTCCCGGCGTCACCTCGTTGAAAAAGGGCGACCACGTCATTCCGCTCTACACGCCGGAATGCCGCGAGTGCTATTCCTGTACCTCGCGCAAGACCAATCTCTGCACCTCGATCCGCGCGACCCAGGGCCAGGGCGTGATGCCCGATGGTACCTCGCGCTTCTCGATCGGCAAGGACAAGATCCACCATTACATGGGCTGCTCGACTTTCGCCAACTTCACCGTTCTGCCGGAAATCGCGCTGGCCAAGATCAATCCCGACGCCCCCTTCGACAAGGTCTGCTATATCGGCTGCGGCGTGACGACCGGCATCGGCGCCGTCATCAATACCGCCAAGGTCGAGATCGGCTCGACTGCCATCGTCTTCGGTCTCGGCGGCATTGGCCTGAACGTTCTACAGGGCTTGCGTCTTGCCGGTGCCGACATGATCATCGGTGTCGATATCAACCCCGACCGCAAGGCATGGGGCGAAAAATTCGGCATGACGCATTTCGTCAACCCGAAGGAGGTTGGCGACGACATTGTGCCCTATCTCGTCAATATGACGAAGCGCCATGGCGACCTGATCGGCGGCGCCGATTACACCTTCGACTGCACCGGCAATACCAAGGTCATGCGCCAGGCGCTGGAATCCAGCCACCGCGGCTGGGGCAAGTCCATCATCATCGGCGTTGCCGGCGCCGGCCAGGAGATTTCGACGCGTCCCTTCCAGCTGGTCACCGGCCGTAACTGGATGGGCACGGCCTTCGGCGGCGCTCGTGGCCGCACCGACGTGCCGAAGATCGTCGACTGGTACATGGAGGGCAAGATCCAGATCGACCCGATGATCACCCACACGATGCCGCTCGAAGACATCAACAAGGGCTTCGATCTCATGCATAAGGGTGAAAGCATCCGCGGCGTCGTGGTCTACTGA
- a CDS encoding GNAT family N-acetyltransferase codes for MAAIAYKVDLKGLDELSARELYDLLRMRVDVFVVEQNCPYPELDGKDIDALHLRLLDDGELLGSTRLLKPYRAQDPVKIGRVVVSPTHRGKRLGDALMTESIAVCERLCPGNPIALSAQAHLRRFYESFGFVKTSEEYLEDGIPHIDMVRQPATQPA; via the coding sequence ATGGCCGCAATTGCCTACAAGGTTGACCTCAAGGGTCTCGATGAGCTCTCCGCGCGGGAGCTCTACGACCTCTTGAGGATGCGTGTCGACGTCTTCGTCGTCGAGCAGAACTGCCCTTACCCCGAACTGGACGGCAAGGACATCGACGCCCTGCATCTGCGACTGCTGGATGACGGCGAACTGCTCGGCTCTACGCGGCTCCTGAAGCCATACAGGGCGCAGGATCCGGTAAAGATCGGCCGCGTCGTCGTCTCGCCCACCCACCGGGGCAAGCGGCTCGGCGATGCGCTGATGACTGAATCGATCGCCGTCTGCGAGCGGCTTTGTCCGGGAAATCCTATTGCCCTGTCGGCGCAGGCGCATCTGCGCCGCTTCTACGAATCCTTCGGTTTCGTGAAAACCTCGGAGGAATATCTGGAAGACGGTATTCCCCATATCGACATGGTCCGCCAGCCAGCCACCCAGCCGGCGTGA
- a CDS encoding YaiI/YqxD family protein, whose amino-acid sequence MIYVDADACPVKPEILKVAERLGMEVTFVANSGLRPSRDPMVRNVIVSNAFDAADNWIADNTGPTDVVVTADVPLAVRCVAKGSFVTGPTGRVFDETNIGMASAMRDLGAHLRETGESKGYNAAFSPKDRSRFLETFDRLCRRAKNA is encoded by the coding sequence ATGATCTATGTCGATGCGGATGCCTGCCCCGTCAAACCCGAAATCCTGAAAGTCGCTGAACGCCTCGGCATGGAAGTGACCTTCGTCGCCAATTCCGGCCTTCGCCCATCGCGCGATCCGATGGTGCGCAACGTCATCGTCTCCAACGCCTTCGACGCTGCCGACAATTGGATTGCCGATAATACCGGCCCGACAGATGTGGTCGTCACCGCCGATGTGCCGCTTGCAGTCCGCTGCGTCGCCAAGGGCTCCTTCGTGACAGGTCCGACAGGTCGCGTCTTTGACGAGACCAATATCGGCATGGCGAGCGCCATGCGCGATCTCGGCGCCCATCTGCGAGAGACCGGCGAGAGCAAGGGCTACAATGCGGCTTTCAGCCCCAAGGATCGTTCGCGTTTCCTCGAAACCTTCGATCGTCTCTGCCGCCGCGCGAAGAACGCCTGA
- the sugE gene encoding quaternary ammonium compound efflux SMR transporter SugE: MAWFLLFLAGLFECGWAIGLKYTDGFTRPMPTILTVISMVVSVILLGLAVKTLPIGTAYAIWTGIGTVGTVLLGVWLLGDAASASRLICITLIVAGIAGLKLTV, translated from the coding sequence ATGGCCTGGTTTCTGCTTTTTCTCGCTGGCCTTTTTGAATGCGGTTGGGCAATCGGTCTGAAATATACCGATGGCTTCACCCGTCCGATGCCGACGATCCTCACGGTCATTTCCATGGTGGTGAGCGTCATCCTGCTCGGTCTCGCCGTCAAGACTTTGCCGATCGGCACGGCTTACGCGATCTGGACCGGCATCGGCACGGTCGGCACGGTGCTGCTCGGCGTCTGGCTTCTGGGGGACGCGGCAAGCGCCTCGCGCCTGATCTGCATAACGCTGATCGTCGCCGGCATTGCCGGCCTCAAGCTGACGGTCTGA
- a CDS encoding DoxX family protein produces MSTFERLSAYRPYGLAALRIMTALLFIEHGTMKLFGFPAAQGDGPLSTLFLIAALLETFGGILILIGFATRPVAFLLAGEMAIAYFMAHMPHSFFPALNQGDAAILFCFIFLYLFFAGAGALSVDNRNATT; encoded by the coding sequence ATGTCAACTTTCGAGCGTCTATCCGCCTACCGCCCCTATGGTTTGGCCGCTCTCAGAATCATGACTGCGCTTCTGTTCATCGAACACGGCACGATGAAGCTTTTCGGCTTCCCGGCCGCGCAGGGCGATGGCCCGCTTTCCACTCTGTTCCTGATTGCGGCACTGCTGGAAACCTTCGGCGGCATCCTCATCCTCATCGGCTTTGCGACACGGCCGGTGGCCTTCCTGCTGGCGGGTGAAATGGCGATCGCCTATTTCATGGCGCATATGCCGCACAGCTTCTTCCCGGCTCTCAACCAGGGCGATGCCGCAATCCTGTTCTGCTTCATCTTCCTGTACCTGTTCTTTGCCGGCGCCGGCGCGTTGTCCGTCGACAACAGAAACGCGACCACGTAG
- a CDS encoding acyl-CoA carboxylase subunit beta, whose product MKDILEELERRRGIARLGGGQMRIDAQHQRGKLTARERIDLFLDEGSFEEFDMFVEHRSTDFGMDKSRIAGDGVVTGWGTVNGRTVFVFAKDFTVFGGSLSEAHAEKIIKVQDMALKNRAPIIGIYDAGGARIQEGVAALGGYAEVFQRNVLASGVIPQISVIMGPCAGGDVYSPAMTDFIFMVRDTSYMFVTGPDVVKTVTNETVTAEELGGASVHTTRSSIADGAYDNDVDTLLQVRRLIDFLPQSNTSPVPEIECYQSVTDADNSLDTLIPANANKPYDIKELIQKVADEGDFFEIQASFAKNIVCGFGRIEGSTVGFVANQPMVLAGVLDSDASRKAARFVRFCDCFNIPIVTFVDVPGFLPGTAQEYGGLIKHGAKLLFAYAEATVPKLTVITRKAFGGAYDVMASKHLRGDLNYAWPTAQIAVMGAKGAVEIIFRKDIADPEKIAAHTKMYEDRFLSPFVAAERGYIDEVIMPHSTRRRLARGLRMLKNKDLSNPWKKHDNIPL is encoded by the coding sequence ATGAAGGATATTCTGGAAGAGCTCGAACGCCGCCGCGGTATTGCTCGCCTGGGCGGCGGACAGATGCGCATCGACGCGCAGCACCAGCGCGGTAAGCTGACGGCGCGCGAACGCATCGATCTCTTCCTCGACGAAGGCTCCTTCGAGGAGTTCGACATGTTCGTCGAGCACCGCTCCACCGATTTCGGCATGGACAAGAGCCGCATTGCCGGCGACGGCGTGGTGACGGGCTGGGGCACGGTCAACGGCCGCACGGTCTTCGTCTTCGCCAAGGATTTTACCGTCTTCGGCGGTTCGCTCTCGGAAGCCCATGCCGAGAAGATCATCAAGGTGCAGGACATGGCGCTGAAGAACCGCGCGCCGATCATTGGCATCTATGATGCGGGCGGCGCGCGTATTCAGGAGGGTGTTGCAGCACTCGGCGGTTATGCCGAGGTCTTCCAGCGCAATGTGCTGGCCTCCGGCGTCATTCCGCAGATCTCGGTCATCATGGGGCCGTGCGCCGGCGGCGACGTCTATTCGCCCGCCATGACCGATTTCATCTTCATGGTGCGCGATACGTCCTACATGTTCGTGACCGGTCCCGATGTAGTGAAGACCGTCACCAACGAGACGGTTACTGCCGAGGAGCTTGGTGGCGCGAGCGTGCATACCACGCGCTCCTCGATCGCCGACGGCGCCTATGACAACGATGTCGATACGCTGTTGCAAGTGCGCCGGCTCATCGATTTTCTGCCGCAGTCGAACACGTCGCCGGTACCGGAAATCGAATGTTACCAGTCGGTGACCGACGCGGACAATTCGCTGGACACGCTGATCCCCGCCAATGCGAACAAGCCCTACGACATCAAGGAACTGATCCAGAAGGTGGCGGACGAGGGGGATTTCTTCGAGATCCAGGCGAGCTTTGCCAAGAATATCGTCTGCGGTTTCGGGCGTATCGAGGGCTCGACGGTCGGCTTCGTTGCCAATCAGCCGATGGTGCTTGCCGGCGTGCTCGACAGCGATGCTTCGCGCAAGGCGGCGCGTTTCGTGCGCTTCTGCGACTGCTTCAATATTCCGATCGTCACCTTCGTCGATGTGCCGGGCTTCCTGCCTGGTACTGCGCAGGAATATGGCGGGCTGATCAAGCACGGGGCGAAGCTGCTCTTTGCCTATGCCGAGGCGACGGTGCCGAAGCTGACGGTCATCACCCGTAAAGCCTTCGGCGGCGCCTATGACGTGATGGCGTCGAAACATCTGCGCGGCGATCTCAACTATGCCTGGCCGACGGCGCAGATCGCCGTCATGGGCGCCAAGGGGGCGGTGGAGATCATCTTCCGCAAGGACATCGCCGATCCCGAAAAGATTGCGGCGCATACGAAGATGTATGAGGATCGCTTCCTGTCGCCCTTCGTCGCGGCCGAGCGCGGCTATATTGATGAGGTGATCATGCCGCATTCGACGCGGCGGCGGCTGGCGCGAGGGCTCAGGATGCTGAAGAACAAGGATCTCAGCAATCCCTGGAAGAAGCACGACAACATCCCGCTATGA
- a CDS encoding ATP12 family chaperone protein encodes MRDLLNDLSEDLSHPDPVRRAQIQMKKPLPKRFYQTVSVAPHEEGFAIALDGKAVRTPARQVLAVPNEALAKLVATEWDAQAEVIDPSLMPVTRLVNTAIDGVATDTQAVFEDILRFSSSDLLCYRADSPQELVERQTERWDPVLDWAAADFGARFILVEGVMHHEQPREAIAAFGSALRRHDSALELAALHTVTTLTGSALLALAIAEGQTTPEEAWSLAHLDEDWTIEHWGSDEEAEQRRAKRFEDFKAATDVFFALRA; translated from the coding sequence ATGCGCGACCTGCTGAACGACCTTTCCGAAGATCTGAGCCATCCCGATCCAGTCCGCCGCGCGCAGATCCAGATGAAGAAACCGCTGCCGAAGCGTTTCTATCAGACGGTTTCCGTCGCTCCGCATGAGGAAGGCTTCGCCATTGCGCTCGATGGCAAGGCCGTACGCACACCGGCAAGGCAAGTGCTGGCCGTGCCGAATGAGGCGCTGGCAAAGCTTGTCGCGACCGAATGGGATGCACAGGCAGAGGTGATCGACCCCTCGCTGATGCCGGTCACGCGCCTCGTTAATACGGCAATCGATGGCGTGGCGACTGACACGCAGGCCGTCTTCGAAGACATCCTGCGCTTCTCCTCGAGCGACCTGCTCTGCTATCGCGCCGATAGTCCGCAAGAACTGGTAGAGCGGCAGACCGAGCGCTGGGATCCGGTACTCGACTGGGCCGCAGCCGATTTCGGTGCGCGCTTCATCCTCGTCGAAGGCGTCATGCATCACGAGCAGCCACGCGAGGCGATCGCCGCCTTCGGTTCGGCGCTGCGCCGGCACGATAGCGCACTCGAACTTGCAGCTCTCCATACGGTGACAACGCTGACCGGTTCGGCGCTCCTGGCGCTCGCGATCGCTGAAGGACAGACCACGCCTGAAGAAGCCTGGTCGCTCGCCCATCTCGACGAAGACTGGACCATCGAACACTGGGGGAGCGACGAGGAAGCCGAACAGCGCCGCGCCAAGCGTTTTGAAGATTTCAAGGCGGCGACCGATGTTTTTTTCGCGCTAAGGGCCTGA
- a CDS encoding HAD-IA family hydrolase yields MKLALFDCDGTLVDSAGLIHETMRRTFETFGKPEPRFEDTKAIIGLTLDIAIARMQGKPHVEQEDIDMTAHYKSLFSIVRQDLDYREPLFAGIREMIDAISGRQDLLIGAVTGKSRRGLKLVMETHGFDKHFVVARTADDCPSKPHPAMVSECCDETGMNAADAIVIGDAIYDMQMAKAAGAKAIGVAWGYASVDELIANGADAIAYHPNEILRHFS; encoded by the coding sequence ATGAAACTCGCGCTTTTTGATTGCGACGGCACGCTGGTCGACAGCGCCGGGCTGATCCACGAAACCATGCGCCGCACCTTCGAGACATTCGGCAAGCCGGAACCTCGATTTGAAGACACAAAGGCCATCATCGGCCTGACCCTCGATATCGCCATCGCCCGCATGCAGGGCAAGCCGCATGTCGAACAGGAAGACATCGACATGACGGCGCATTACAAATCGCTGTTTTCGATCGTGCGGCAGGATCTCGATTACCGGGAGCCGCTGTTTGCCGGCATTCGTGAGATGATCGATGCGATCAGTGGGCGCCAGGATCTGCTGATTGGCGCCGTCACCGGCAAGTCCCGGCGCGGGCTGAAGCTCGTAATGGAGACGCACGGCTTCGACAAACATTTCGTCGTCGCACGTACCGCCGACGATTGCCCCTCCAAGCCGCACCCCGCCATGGTAAGCGAGTGCTGCGACGAAACCGGCATGAATGCCGCTGACGCCATTGTCATTGGTGACGCGATCTACGATATGCAGATGGCAAAGGCTGCCGGTGCCAAGGCGATCGGCGTTGCTTGGGGCTATGCCAGCGTGGATGAGTTGATCGCCAACGGCGCCGATGCGATCGCCTATCATCCGAACGAGATATTGCGCCATTTTTCCTGA
- a CDS encoding RluA family pseudouridine synthase: MAGIEHIKVEPDEAGMRLDRWFKIHYPGLGFGPLQKLLRSGQVRVDGGRVKSDARVQPGQMVRIPPLDVDAKVKSGPIAGKDLKHSTDFELLSRMVLHEDEKVIVLNKPPGLAVQGGSGVARHIDQMLEAWTSPKGEKPRLVHRLDRDTSGVLVIARTRGAAQKLTAAFRERDTKKTYWALVKGVPRKHEDKISTWLVKEPTADGDRMRIAKHGEDGADHAISYYRVLETAAQNLAWLEMEPYTGRTHQLRVHALHIGHPIIGDPKYFDEDLNWDFPGGIQKRLHLHARHIDIPHPSGGRLRISAPLPPHMVQTWNLLGLDLAGAERDSE; this comes from the coding sequence ATGGCAGGCATAGAACACATCAAGGTGGAGCCCGATGAAGCGGGCATGCGGCTCGACCGCTGGTTCAAGATCCACTATCCGGGGCTCGGCTTCGGTCCACTGCAAAAGCTGCTGCGTTCCGGCCAGGTGCGTGTCGATGGCGGCCGCGTCAAGTCGGATGCCCGTGTGCAGCCCGGCCAGATGGTGCGCATACCGCCGCTCGACGTGGATGCCAAGGTGAAGTCCGGGCCGATCGCCGGCAAGGACCTCAAGCATTCGACCGATTTCGAGCTTCTCTCGCGCATGGTGCTGCATGAGGACGAGAAGGTCATCGTCCTCAACAAGCCGCCCGGACTTGCGGTGCAGGGCGGCTCTGGCGTCGCCAGGCATATCGACCAGATGCTCGAAGCCTGGACCAGCCCGAAGGGCGAGAAGCCTCGCCTCGTGCATCGCCTGGACCGCGATACGTCGGGCGTGCTCGTCATCGCCCGCACGCGTGGCGCCGCCCAGAAGCTGACGGCCGCCTTCCGCGAGCGCGACACCAAGAAGACCTACTGGGCGCTGGTCAAAGGCGTCCCGCGCAAGCATGAAGACAAGATCTCGACCTGGCTCGTCAAGGAGCCGACGGCCGATGGCGACCGCATGCGCATCGCCAAACACGGCGAGGATGGCGCCGATCATGCGATTTCCTACTATCGCGTGCTGGAGACGGCGGCGCAGAACCTCGCATGGCTGGAGATGGAGCCCTATACCGGGCGTACCCACCAGCTGCGCGTTCATGCGCTGCATATCGGCCACCCGATCATCGGCGATCCGAAATATTTCGACGAGGATCTGAATTGGGATTTTCCCGGCGGCATCCAGAAGCGGCTGCATCTGCACGCGCGCCACATCGACATCCCGCACCCCTCGGGCGGGCGCCTGCGCATCAGCGCGCCACTGCCACCGCATATGGTGCAGACCTGGAACCTTCTCGGTCTCGACCTTGCCGGCGCTGAAAGGGACAGTGAATGA